The Heliorestis convoluta genome includes the window AAGAACTGGCTCAAAGACAAAAGCAATGGCAAAAGCCAGAAAGTAAGATTACCAAAGGATACATGTCTCGTTATGCACAGAAAGTGCTTTCAGCCTCAACAGGCGCTCGCATGAGGTAAAGGTAAGCAGGGGAGGAGGTAGAAGCCGATGCGGCACACTCTATCGGTTTTGGTGGAGAACAAGCCCGGGATACTTACACGCGTCGCAGGATTATTTGCCCGTCGTGGCTACAACATCGAAAGTCTCGCAGTCGGTGAAACAGAAAATTCCTCCATATCTCGCATGACCATCGTCGTTGACGGAGACGGGAAAATCATCGAACAGGTAACGAAGCAACTGCACAAGCTTGTCGACGTATTAAAGATCCAAGACATTACCAACGACCCTTCTGTTGACAGAGAGCTTGTACTAATAAAGGTAAATGCTGATGCTAGCACGCGCGGCGAAATCATGCAAATCGTAGAAATCTTTCGAGCCCATATCGTTGATCTCAGTCGCAACTCCCTGATCATTGAAATCACAGGTGATCAGAACAAAATTGAAGCCATCTGTACGGCTTTACGGCCCTTTGGAGTGCGCGAACTCACCCGGACCGGCCGTATCTCCATGATGCGTGGAAGCAAGTAACTCGCAATGCTTAAAAGAAAGACACTCCACAGATGAAACAGAGTGAATCATTTATCCTATAAAAAATTCCTCTGTACTCACTGTGTCTCTGTGGTTTTCTTACAATAAATACCTACCCAAAAAAGATACAAAAAGAATAATCGGAGGCGCATTAGAACATGAACATCTACTACGAAGGTGACGCAGATCTCTCTTTACTCGAAGGCAAAACAATTGCAGTAATCGGTTATGGTAGCCAAGGCCATGCCCAAGCGCAGAACTTAAAAGATTCCGGCTTGAACGTGATTATCGGTCTTCGCCCTGGCTCAGCAAGAGAACAGGAAGCGAAAGAATTTGGCTTTGAAGTATGCTCCGTAGCAGAAGCGGCTGCCAAAGCTGACGTAATTCAGATTCTGATTCCTGACGAGCGTCAAGGCAAAGTATACCGCGAAGAAATCCTGCCGAATTTACAAGAAGGCAACGTACTTTGCTTCTCTCATGGCTTTAACATTCACTTTGGACAAATCCAACCACCTGCCAACGTAGATGTCATCATGGTTGCACCAAAAAGCCCCGGCCACATGGTTCGCCGTATGTACACCAAAGGCGCTGGCGTTCCTACATTGATCGCCATCCATCAAGATTACAGCGGTCGCGCTCGTGACTTCGCTCTTGCTTACGCCAAAGGTACTGGCGGCACTCGCGCTGGCGTAATTGAAACTACTTTCAAAGAAGAGACAGAAACCGATCTCTTCGGCGAACAAGTTGTACTCTGCGGTGGCGCTTCTGCCCTTGTCAAAGCGGGCTTTGAAACGCTCGTAGAAGCAGGATACTCTCCAGAAATGGCATACTTTGAGTGCCTCCATGAGCTAAAGCTTATCGTCGACCTCATGTACGAAGGCGGCATCTCCATGATGCGCTACTCCATCTCTGACACAGCACAATGGGGTGACATGATCATTGGACCTCGTATCGTCACCGACGAAACGAAAAAAGAAATGGCCAAAGCGCTAAAAGAAATTCAAGATGGCACTTTCGCCAAAGAATGGCTCGTAGAAAATGAAGTGAATCGCCCACGCTTCAACGCTTTAGCCAAAGCCGATGAGAATCATGAAATCGAAGTTGTCGGCAAAAAGCTTCGCGCCATGATGCCCTGGTTAAAAGAAGTAAAATAAAGCCACCTACCAAATAAAAGGCCCCACCTACAAGGGGCCTTCCCTGTATCAACAGGGTGGGAAGAAAATGGGGGGATTGGAAATGGAAATGAACGGAGCCCAGGCACTGCTTAAAAGCCTGGAGGCAAAAGGTGCTACAGTAATATTTGGCTATCCCGGAGGCGCCGTTTTACCTATCTATGACGCCTTACTGGACTCTTCCATCCGGCACATCCTTGTAAGAAACGAACAAGGCGCTGCCCATGCCGCTAGTGGCTTTGCCAGATCAACAGGCCAGCCGGGGATTTGTCTGGCCACATCAGGTCCAGGCGCCACCAATCTCGTCACAGGCATTGCCACCGCATACATGGACTCCATACCCCTCATTGCTATCACGGGACAGGTCCCCTCATCCATGATCGGAACCGATGCTTTTCAAGAAGTAGATATTACCGGCATTACCATGCCGATAACCAAACACAGTTACTTGGTCAAAGACGTTAACGACATTCCAAAGATTGTAGGAGAAGCATTCCATATTGCTTCCACAGGTCGTCCGGGACCTGTTCTGATCGACATTCCCAAAGACGTCTTACAAGCAACTTGTAATACTTCCATCGAAAAAGTAGAAATCGATCTGCCCGGGTACCGCCCAACCGTCAAAGGACACAAATCACAGATCAAAAATGCAGCCAAGATGATAGAAGAAGCAGAGCGACCTGTTATCATGGTTGGTGGCGGCGTCATACACGCCAAAGCGACGGAACAACTTTTCGAACTGGCCACCAAAGCCAACATCCCCGTTGCAACAACCCTAATGGCTGTCAGCGCTTTTCCAGAAAAGAATCCTCTTTCTCTAGGTCTTATGGGCATGCACGGAACAGCCTATGCCAACTTAGCTGTTACCAAAGCCGATCTCGTCATTGGCATCGGTGTTCGCTTCGGCGATCGCGCCATCGGCAATCCCGATAAATTTGCCCCTGGTGCAAAGATTATCCACATCGATATCGATCCAGCTGAAATCGGCAAAAACGCTACCATTAACGTACCAATTGTCGGTGATGCTAAGTTGGTTCTTCAAGAACTGAACGAGAAAATATCTAAGCAAAAGCGGCAACCCTGGTTGGCGCAGATCGAAGAATGGAAAGAACAAAGAGGCTTGCGCTACAACGAAGAAGCCCTGACGGCGCAATATGTGATTGAGCAAGTCGGCAACATGACACGAGATCGAGCGTGGGTTCTTACCGACGTAGGACAGCACCAGATGTGGACGGCTCTCTTTTACAAGTTCCAAAAGCCAGGAAGATTCATCACATCAGCCGGTCTCGGTTGCATGGGCTACGGCTTGCCTGCCGCGAACGGCGTACAGACAGGTTGTCCCGATGATCTGGTTATCTTGTTCACGGGCGACGGATCCATTCAGATGATGATGCAAGAACTAGGCACTGCACGCCAAGAGAAGCTACCCCTTAAGATTATTCTTTTTAACAATCATGCTCTTGGCATGGTGCGACAATTGCAGCACTTCTATTGTGAAAAGCGCTATTCCGGCGTTAAAATGACTTTTAATCCAGAATTTGAAGACCTAGCCCGATCTTACGGCATTGCCTACCATCGAATCACAGAAAAAGAAAAAGCCATCCATACCCTGACAGAAGCCTTGAATGAACCGGGCATGGTTATGGTAGAAGTGATGGTAGACGAAAAGGATCTCGTCTATCCTTCTGTACTCGGGAATAAAGGTTTAGACGAAACACTATTGCAAGAATAAGGTACGAGTAAAAAAGGGGGATTCCCATGTCCAAGCGAGTCGTCATTTTCGATACCACGCTGCGCGACGGCGAGCAGTCTCCAGGCGTTAGCTTAAACATCCAGGAAAAGCTGGAAATCGCCCACCAGCTGGCTCGCCTGGGCGTGGACGTAATTGAAGCTGGATTTCCCATTGCATCGCCGGGAGATTTCGAAGCTGTCAAAGCAGTAGCCGATAAAGTAAAAGGCCCTGTCATCGCTGGCCTAGCGAGAGCGAACCGCAAAGATATCGAAAAAGCAGCCGAAGCCTTACGAGGTGCCGAAAGCGCACGGATCCACACCTTTATTGCTACCTCAGATATTCACATGCAACATAAGCTGCGCATGACGCGGGAACAAGTCTTAGAAAGAGCGGTAGAAGCCGTCAAGCTTTCCAAAACCTTTACGTCTGACGTAGAATTTTCTGCCGAAGACGCTTTTCGCAGTGAAGTCGATTTTCTCTGTCAGATCTTCAGCGCAGTTATCGAAGCTGGTGCCACGACCATCAACATTCCTGACACCGTCGGCTACGCTACGCCGCAGGAATTTGGTCGATTTATCCATGACGTCATTAACGGGACGCCGAACATCAACAAAGCTGTTGTTTCTGTCCACTGCCACAACGACTTAGGCCTTGGCGTAGCCAACTCCCTCGCTGCCTTAGAAAATGGCGCTCGACAAATCGAATGTACCATTAACGGCATTGGCGAACGAGCCGGCAACGCTTCCATGGAAGAACTTGTTATGGCTCTTTACACACGTCAAGCTTTCTATGACCTGGACACAAGCATCAACAAAAGCGAAATTTACCGCACTTCTCGCCTCGTTTCCAACCTCACTGGCATGATCGTACAACCGAACAAAGCTATTGTGGGCAAAAATGCTTTCGCTCACGAGTCCGGTATTCATCAAGATGGTGTCTTAAAAGAGCGCACTACCTATGAGATTATGAACCCGCAAATGATCGGCATTTTTACGAACAACATCGTCCTTGGCAAGCACTCAGGACGCCATGCCTTTCGAGAGCGCCTCAAAGAACTGGGCTATCAACTGAGCGAAGAAGAATTGGATAAAGCATTTGGTCGCTTCAAAGCCCTTGCTGATCGCAAGAGAGACATTACTGACCACGATCTCGCTGTTATCGTAGAAGAGGAAATGCGCACCATTCCCGAAGTCTACAGCTTAGAATACCTGCATATTAACAGCGGCACCACCCTCGTCCCAACAGCCACCATTCGACTCAGACGAGAAGACGAAGTGCTCGCAGAAGCTTCTTGTGGCGACGGACCTATCGACGCAGTCTACAAAACCATCGACAAACTAACGCAACTTCCCGTCCGCCTCGCCGCCTATAACATCAACGCCACCACAGCAGGACAAGACTCACAAGGCGAAGTCAGCGTCAAACTCGAGTACAAAGGACGCTACCACACCGGCCGTGGCGTAGACACGGACATTCTAGTCGCCTCTGTCAAAGCCTACATCAACGCCATCAACAAGATTATTTTCGAAAAAAATCACCTAGAAACCCGTCCTTCTGAAAAAGAAAGAGCCATTTAAGATAAAGCTGAACTGAGAATGCAGAGGGAATGGTGATCTTTGTAGAACAACACCAAAGAACCGTCCCCCTGTGTTCTCCTTAGAGAGGAGAACGCAATAGCCATGGCGATGACCATCACAGAAAAAATCCTGGCGGCTCATGCCGGCAAAGACAAAGTCGAGCCCGGCGAACTTATTCACGCCAAGCTCGATATCGTACTGGCCAACGACGTAACAGCGCCCGTCTCCATCAAAGAACTAGAAAAAATCAACTTGGAAACAGTTTTCGACAAAGACAAAGTTGTTCTCGTACAAGATCACTTTGTCCCAGCGAAAGACATTAAATCAGCAGAACAAGGCAAAATCGTCCGCGACTTTGCCCGCAAACACGACATTACCCATCACTATGACGTCGGGGAAATGGGTATTGAACATTGCCTCTTACCTGAAAAAGGCCTCGTTCTCCCCGGTGACACTGTCATCGGCGCCGATTCCCACACTTGCACCTACGGTGCCCTAGGCGCCTTTGCTACAGGCGTTGGTTCCACAGACCTAGCCGCTGGCATTGCCCTCGGTGAAGCTTGGTTCAAAGTGCCTGAATCAATCAAATTTGAATATGATGGTGAACTGCCTGAAGACGTGACCGGCAAAGACCTGATCTTACATACAATCGGTGACATTGGTGTTGACGGCGCACTCTATCAATCCATGGAATTTACAGGCTCCGCCATTGATAACCTTTCTATGGACGGCCGCATGACCATGGCGAACATGGCCATCGAAGCAGGTGCCAAAAACGGCATTATCGCACCAGACAAAACAACCATTGCCTACGTCGAAGAAAGAGCCCAAAGACCTTACAAAGTCTATCAATCGGACGACGATGCCAAGTACAACAAAGTAATCAAGTACGATGTAGAAAAGCTCGAGCCGGTTGTAGCCTTCCCCCACTTGCCAGAAAACACCAGACCCGTTAGCGAAGCAGGTCACGTAGAAATCGATCAAGTCGTCATTGGCTCTTGCACCAACGGTCGCATCGAAGACTTGCGCCTCGCCGCCAAAGTGATGCAAGGCAAAAAAGTACACAAAAATGTACGCTGCATCATCTTCCCCGGCACGCAAGCCATCTACAAGCAAGCGATTCGCGAAGGCATCATTGAAATTTTCATTGACGCGGGCGCCGCCGTCTCCACGCCAACCTGTGGGCCTTGCTTGGGCGGACACATGGGTATCTTAGCCAAAGGAGAGCGTTCCTTAGCCACCACGAACCGCAACTTTGTCGGACGGATGGGACACCCTGAAAGTGAAGTTTACCTTTGTGCACCCCATGTAGCAGCAGCCTCTGCCATTGCAGGCCACATTGTACATCCTCGGGAGGTGGAGTAAGATGGAATTCGTAGGAAAAGTATGGAAGTTTGGCAAGGACATCGATACAGACGCCATCATTCCAGCACGCTATCTTAACACAACATCACCTGAAGAACTGGCCAAGCATTGTATGGAAGATGCCGACCCCACCTTCCCAGAAAAAGTACAACCTGGTGATATTATCGTAGCTGATAAAAACTTTGGTTGTGGCTCTTCCCGAGAGCACGCACCCATTGCCATCAAAGCTTGTGGCATTCCCTGCGTCATTGCCAAATCATTTGCTCGTATATTCTTCCGCAACTCCATCAACATCGGCTTGCCTATCTTCGAATGCCCTGAAGCCGTTGATGCCATAGAAGAAGGACACATCATTCGCGTTGCCGCCGACGAAGGCCTTATCGTCAACGTCACCACAGGCCAAAGCTACAAAATCACACCCCTGCCAGAATCTATGCAAAAACTCATCCGTGATGGCGGCCTCATGGCCTACGTTAAAAATCGCCTTGAAGAAGAAAAAGCACAATAACCAGCTGTTATTGCGCAATAAATGCCTTGGCTTCCTTGGCAACTTGGCGATTCATACAACTTCTTCAAAATAACGAATAAGGTGGCTAGATACCATGACCTATCGTATTGCCGTATTACCAGGTGATGGCATCGGCGTAGAAGTGGTACCCCAGGCTTTGCGGGTCCTCGAAGCAATCGCTTCTAAGTATGGAATGTCCTTTCAATTTACAGAAGCCCTCATCGGCGGTGCAGCCATCGATGCAACAGGCCATCCTCTGCCAACAGAAACATTAGAACTCTGCCAAAAAAGCGATGCCGTCTTTTTGGGTGCTATCGGTGGACCGAAGTGGGATACCCTCCCTGTCCATCTACGCCCTGAAGGCGCAGCCTTACTGCCGCTGCGCAAGCATCTAGGACTATATGCCAATGTCCGCCCTTGCCGCGCCTTTTCTGCCTTAATCGATGCTTCTACCTTAAAGCGTGACGTCATCGAAGGCACGGACTTGCTTGTCATGCGAGAGCTTACAGGCGGTCTCTACTTTGGCGAGAAAAAGCGGGAAACCATCGAAGGTGGAGAGCGAGCTGTTGACACCCTCGTCTACACCACCGCTGAAGTAGAGCGAATCGTGCGCCTTGCTTTCGAAGCGGCTCGCAAACGTCGCGGTGAAGTTTGCTCTGTCGACAAAGCCAACGTTTTGGAGTCATCAAGACTCTGGCGCGAGACAACGATGCGTATTGCCGCCGACTATCCTGACGTAACGCTGACGCATATGTATGTTGATAACTGCGCCATGCAATTGGTCCGTTATCCCAAGCAATTTGATGTCATTGTCACAGAGAATATGTTTGGCGACATACTGACCGATCAAGCCTCCATGTTAGCTGGATCTCTAGGCATGCTCCCTTCAGCTTCCATCGGTGGCCAAGTGGCCCTTTATGAGCCTGCCCACGGCTCAGCGCCTGACATTGCTGGACAGAACAAAGCCAACCCCTTAGCCACCATCTTATCAGCGGCCATGATGCTAGAATACTCTTTCAACCAAGTAGAAGCAGCGCGAGAAATCGAAAAAGCTGTCGAAGCAGTTCTGAACAAAGGCTATCGCACTGGCGACATCATGGAAGCAGGAAAAACCCTGGTGAATACAGTAGAAATGACCGATCGCGTCATCGAAGAGCTGGCCTAAGCCCGGCTCTTTCCCTGTCTAATCGACTGTTGAAAAGAGGTGCCTTCATTCGTATGGAGCGCGTATTTATCTATGACACTACGTTGCGTGATGGGACGCAAGGCGAAGGCATCTCCCTCAGTGTGGAAGACAAAGTAAAAATTGCAGTACGACTCGATCAACTTGGCGTAGCATACATTGAGGGTGGATGGCCAGCCTCAAACCCCAAAGACATGGAATTTTTTCTACGAGCCAAAGAAATGAAATGGAAAAATGCCAAAATAGCTGCCTTTGGCTCAACCTGCCGCCCCGGTACCAAAGCAAGCGAAGACAGCAACTTGCAAAGCTTGGTTCAATCGGGCGCACCCGTCGCCACTATCTTTGGAAAGACCTGGGACTATCATGTCACAGCCGCTTTGCGCACCACCTTAGAAGAGAACTTGCGCATTATTTACGATTCTGTTCAATACTTAAAAGAAGCAGGCTTAGAAGTCGTATTCGACGCAGAACACTTTTTTGATGGCTACAAAGCCAACCCAGCCTACGCCAAAGAAACAGTTCTCAAAGCAGAGCAAGCCGGTGCTGACTGGATTGTTCTTTGCGACACCAACGGTGGAACCTTGCCCCAGGATATCTTATCTATAACCCAGGAAATGGCTTTTTACTTGCGAGCACCCCTCGGTATTCATGCCCACAACGATAGCGATCTGGCGGTAGCCAACTCCATCATTTCTGTACTCGGTGGTGCCCGTCAAGTACAAGGGACCATGAATGGCTACGGGGAACGCTCTGGCAATGCCAACCTTTGCTCTATCATTCCGAACCTACAAGTTAAAATGAATCTAGAATGCTTGCCTGGTGAGAACTTGAAGCAACTTACCGAAGCGGCTCACTACGTTGCCGAGATAGCCAACGTGACCTTGCGTAACGACATGCCTTTCGTAGGTCATTCAGCCTTTGCCCACAAAGGTGGCATGCACGTATCAGCTCTCTTAAAAGACCCGAGCACCTATGAACACATGGAACCAGAATCTGTAGGCAACCAACGCCGTGTCTTAGTTTCAGAACTTTCAGGTACTAGTAACTTGATCTACAAAGCCAAAGAGCTAGGACTCGATATTAACAAACAGAACAAAGAGACCAAAGACATTATCGAGTCTCTCAAAACACTGGAACACCAAGGTTATCAATTTGAAGGCGCTGAAGCCTCTTTTGAGCTGCTTTTGCGACGCGCTTTTGGGGAAGAGCAAGTACCTTTCGTTCTTGACTCTATCCGACTGTTGATTGAAAAACGCTCTGACGGTGACTTCACGTCAGAAGCGATGATCAAACTGCGTGTTGACGATCAAGTCATTCACACAGCCGCTGAAGGCAACGGTCCTGTGAACGCAGTCGACAACGCCTTGCGTAAAGCCTTGAGTGAACACTACAGCTTCTTAAAGGATTGCCACTTGGCAGACTATAAAGTGCGGGTCATTGACGAAAAAGATGCCACAGCCGCAAAAGTACGGGTTCTTATAGAGACACGAGATCAGCAAGACGCCTGGAGCACTGTCGGCGTATCGACGAACATCATAGAAGCCTCCTGGCAAGCCTTACTAGATTCTTTCCGCTATGGCTTACTCAAGCAAGAAAAAGCAAAAGGGGCAAAGGAAGCAGAAAGCACAGAAGAAGCTTCCAAGAAAGGCGAAGCTGTGATATAGTAAAAATTAGGCAATCGAAAAAAGCCTGCCCCTTGTTCAAGGGGGCAGGCTTGGTCATGTCTCTTGTCTTTTAAGCGTTTTTCAAGCTTCTATTTCTAGATGTGCCTTTCATAATTTTTACGGCTTACTGTAAGCGATCTTTTGGTCTACCGACAATACGGTCAATAATATAACGACGAATTACTGCGAGGTTTTGGAAAATTCTTACGCCAAAAGCAAAGACCGCAGCTAGGAATAAATCTACGCCGAGGCGATCTCCCAGATAGGCTAGGAGGGCAGCCAAGATGGCATTGAAGAAGAAACCAGTTAGTAGAATTAAAGCGTCAAAACGATCTTCTAGATAGCCCCGCAAAGAACCAAAAACCGAATCAAGTGCGGCCAGTAAAGCTACAGACATATACTTGGCATACTCCGTGGGGATGGTAATAGACAACGCCGCACCGAT containing:
- the leuB gene encoding 3-isopropylmalate dehydrogenase: MTYRIAVLPGDGIGVEVVPQALRVLEAIASKYGMSFQFTEALIGGAAIDATGHPLPTETLELCQKSDAVFLGAIGGPKWDTLPVHLRPEGAALLPLRKHLGLYANVRPCRAFSALIDASTLKRDVIEGTDLLVMRELTGGLYFGEKKRETIEGGERAVDTLVYTTAEVERIVRLAFEAARKRRGEVCSVDKANVLESSRLWRETTMRIAADYPDVTLTHMYVDNCAMQLVRYPKQFDVIVTENMFGDILTDQASMLAGSLGMLPSASIGGQVALYEPAHGSAPDIAGQNKANPLATILSAAMMLEYSFNQVEAAREIEKAVEAVLNKGYRTGDIMEAGKTLVNTVEMTDRVIEELA
- a CDS encoding small basic family protein, encoding MWLPLIGLIAGIIIGAALSITIPTEYAKYMSVALLAALDSVFGSLRGYLEDRFDALILLTGFFFNAILAALLAYLGDRLGVDLFLAAVFAFGVRIFQNLAVIRRYIIDRIVGRPKDRLQ
- the ilvN gene encoding acetolactate synthase small subunit, whose amino-acid sequence is MRHTLSVLVENKPGILTRVAGLFARRGYNIESLAVGETENSSISRMTIVVDGDGKIIEQVTKQLHKLVDVLKIQDITNDPSVDRELVLIKVNADASTRGEIMQIVEIFRAHIVDLSRNSLIIEITGDQNKIEAICTALRPFGVRELTRTGRISMMRGSK
- the ilvB gene encoding biosynthetic-type acetolactate synthase large subunit gives rise to the protein MEMNGAQALLKSLEAKGATVIFGYPGGAVLPIYDALLDSSIRHILVRNEQGAAHAASGFARSTGQPGICLATSGPGATNLVTGIATAYMDSIPLIAITGQVPSSMIGTDAFQEVDITGITMPITKHSYLVKDVNDIPKIVGEAFHIASTGRPGPVLIDIPKDVLQATCNTSIEKVEIDLPGYRPTVKGHKSQIKNAAKMIEEAERPVIMVGGGVIHAKATEQLFELATKANIPVATTLMAVSAFPEKNPLSLGLMGMHGTAYANLAVTKADLVIGIGVRFGDRAIGNPDKFAPGAKIIHIDIDPAEIGKNATINVPIVGDAKLVLQELNEKISKQKRQPWLAQIEEWKEQRGLRYNEEALTAQYVIEQVGNMTRDRAWVLTDVGQHQMWTALFYKFQKPGRFITSAGLGCMGYGLPAANGVQTGCPDDLVILFTGDGSIQMMMQELGTARQEKLPLKIILFNNHALGMVRQLQHFYCEKRYSGVKMTFNPEFEDLARSYGIAYHRITEKEKAIHTLTEALNEPGMVMVEVMVDEKDLVYPSVLGNKGLDETLLQE
- the leuD gene encoding 3-isopropylmalate dehydratase small subunit; the encoded protein is MEFVGKVWKFGKDIDTDAIIPARYLNTTSPEELAKHCMEDADPTFPEKVQPGDIIVADKNFGCGSSREHAPIAIKACGIPCVIAKSFARIFFRNSINIGLPIFECPEAVDAIEEGHIIRVAADEGLIVNVTTGQSYKITPLPESMQKLIRDGGLMAYVKNRLEEEKAQ
- the leuC gene encoding 3-isopropylmalate dehydratase large subunit; this translates as MAMTITEKILAAHAGKDKVEPGELIHAKLDIVLANDVTAPVSIKELEKINLETVFDKDKVVLVQDHFVPAKDIKSAEQGKIVRDFARKHDITHHYDVGEMGIEHCLLPEKGLVLPGDTVIGADSHTCTYGALGAFATGVGSTDLAAGIALGEAWFKVPESIKFEYDGELPEDVTGKDLILHTIGDIGVDGALYQSMEFTGSAIDNLSMDGRMTMANMAIEAGAKNGIIAPDKTTIAYVEERAQRPYKVYQSDDDAKYNKVIKYDVEKLEPVVAFPHLPENTRPVSEAGHVEIDQVVIGSCTNGRIEDLRLAAKVMQGKKVHKNVRCIIFPGTQAIYKQAIREGIIEIFIDAGAAVSTPTCGPCLGGHMGILAKGERSLATTNRNFVGRMGHPESEVYLCAPHVAAASAIAGHIVHPREVE
- the ilvC gene encoding ketol-acid reductoisomerase — translated: MNIYYEGDADLSLLEGKTIAVIGYGSQGHAQAQNLKDSGLNVIIGLRPGSAREQEAKEFGFEVCSVAEAAAKADVIQILIPDERQGKVYREEILPNLQEGNVLCFSHGFNIHFGQIQPPANVDVIMVAPKSPGHMVRRMYTKGAGVPTLIAIHQDYSGRARDFALAYAKGTGGTRAGVIETTFKEETETDLFGEQVVLCGGASALVKAGFETLVEAGYSPEMAYFECLHELKLIVDLMYEGGISMMRYSISDTAQWGDMIIGPRIVTDETKKEMAKALKEIQDGTFAKEWLVENEVNRPRFNALAKADENHEIEVVGKKLRAMMPWLKEVK
- the cimA gene encoding citramalate synthase — translated: MERVFIYDTTLRDGTQGEGISLSVEDKVKIAVRLDQLGVAYIEGGWPASNPKDMEFFLRAKEMKWKNAKIAAFGSTCRPGTKASEDSNLQSLVQSGAPVATIFGKTWDYHVTAALRTTLEENLRIIYDSVQYLKEAGLEVVFDAEHFFDGYKANPAYAKETVLKAEQAGADWIVLCDTNGGTLPQDILSITQEMAFYLRAPLGIHAHNDSDLAVANSIISVLGGARQVQGTMNGYGERSGNANLCSIIPNLQVKMNLECLPGENLKQLTEAAHYVAEIANVTLRNDMPFVGHSAFAHKGGMHVSALLKDPSTYEHMEPESVGNQRRVLVSELSGTSNLIYKAKELGLDINKQNKETKDIIESLKTLEHQGYQFEGAEASFELLLRRAFGEEQVPFVLDSIRLLIEKRSDGDFTSEAMIKLRVDDQVIHTAAEGNGPVNAVDNALRKALSEHYSFLKDCHLADYKVRVIDEKDATAAKVRVLIETRDQQDAWSTVGVSTNIIEASWQALLDSFRYGLLKQEKAKGAKEAESTEEASKKGEAVI
- a CDS encoding 2-isopropylmalate synthase, translating into MSKRVVIFDTTLRDGEQSPGVSLNIQEKLEIAHQLARLGVDVIEAGFPIASPGDFEAVKAVADKVKGPVIAGLARANRKDIEKAAEALRGAESARIHTFIATSDIHMQHKLRMTREQVLERAVEAVKLSKTFTSDVEFSAEDAFRSEVDFLCQIFSAVIEAGATTINIPDTVGYATPQEFGRFIHDVINGTPNINKAVVSVHCHNDLGLGVANSLAALENGARQIECTINGIGERAGNASMEELVMALYTRQAFYDLDTSINKSEIYRTSRLVSNLTGMIVQPNKAIVGKNAFAHESGIHQDGVLKERTTYEIMNPQMIGIFTNNIVLGKHSGRHAFRERLKELGYQLSEEELDKAFGRFKALADRKRDITDHDLAVIVEEEMRTIPEVYSLEYLHINSGTTLVPTATIRLRREDEVLAEASCGDGPIDAVYKTIDKLTQLPVRLAAYNINATTAGQDSQGEVSVKLEYKGRYHTGRGVDTDILVASVKAYINAINKIIFEKNHLETRPSEKERAI